A DNA window from Bacillus sp. BGMRC 2118 contains the following coding sequences:
- a CDS encoding DUF1427 family protein, with the protein MREVILALLTGVIVGFLFALLRLPIPAPPALAGVTGIVGVYIGFKLFMWVSPMLPWVK; encoded by the coding sequence ATGAGAGAAGTGATTTTAGCCCTTTTAACAGGGGTTATTGTCGGGTTTTTATTTGCCTTATTACGCTTGCCAATACCGGCTCCACCAGCATTAGCAGGAGTAACAGGGATTGTTGGTGTGTATATTGGATTTAAATTATTCATGTGGGTTTCACCCATGTTACCTTGGGTGAAATAA
- the uvsE gene encoding UV DNA damage repair endonuclease UvsE yields MRIRFGYVSTALSLWESSPSKTITFTNWKKLTKEERIPRLVGLAKLNLHNTKRALMYNVAHEIDLYRLSSSIVPLATHPEVEWDYMNDLKEELIEIGEFVKAHNLRLSFHPNQYTLFTSDKKHITTNAVKDMEYHYNLLKGMDILEASLINIHVGGAYGDKQEAIKRFNDNIQLLPKEVKVRMTLENDDKTYTTAETLSVCQTHSIPLLFDYHHHMANLCEESIEELLPIVFETWDHFGLIPKVHISSPKNEKQFRHHADYVDIEFIMPFLKVAKSIGKDFDIMIEAKEKDRAALKLVEDISSIRGIKRIRGAAIEWK; encoded by the coding sequence GTGAGAATTCGATTTGGGTATGTATCCACAGCATTAAGTTTGTGGGAAAGCTCCCCTTCCAAAACAATCACCTTTACGAATTGGAAAAAACTCACGAAAGAAGAGAGAATTCCCCGATTAGTGGGGCTTGCTAAACTGAACCTTCATAACACAAAACGAGCATTAATGTATAATGTTGCCCATGAAATTGATTTATACCGCCTTTCCTCTTCTATTGTTCCACTTGCCACACATCCAGAAGTAGAGTGGGATTATATGAATGACTTGAAAGAGGAACTGATAGAAATCGGAGAATTTGTAAAAGCACATAACCTAAGGCTCAGTTTTCACCCAAATCAGTATACGCTCTTCACTAGTGATAAAAAGCACATTACCACAAATGCAGTGAAAGATATGGAGTATCACTATAACCTATTAAAGGGTATGGATATCCTAGAGGCTTCACTTATTAACATTCATGTAGGCGGGGCATATGGAGACAAACAAGAGGCCATTAAACGCTTTAACGATAACATTCAATTATTGCCTAAAGAAGTTAAAGTTCGAATGACACTCGAAAACGATGATAAAACTTACACTACGGCGGAGACACTTTCTGTTTGTCAAACTCATTCGATTCCTTTGTTGTTTGATTATCACCACCATATGGCTAATCTTTGTGAAGAAAGTATCGAAGAACTTCTACCCATTGTGTTCGAAACATGGGATCACTTCGGATTAATTCCAAAGGTGCATATTTCCTCACCTAAAAATGAAAAGCAATTCCGGCATCATGCTGACTATGTAGACATAGAGTTCATCATGCCCTTTCTAAAAGTAGCAAAATCGATTGGGAAAGACTTCGATATTATGATTGAAGCAAAGGAAAAGGATCGCGCTGCCCTTAAGTTAGTAGAGGATATCTCTAGCATAAGAGGCATTAAGAGGATTCGCGGTGCAGCAATAGAATGGAAATAA
- the cls gene encoding cardiolipin synthase — protein sequence MFFLVLFIIFLWMIIDYRLGRFFHIKRMKKRSYPTRKSDISLFITGQKLYDDLFHEIKKAKKHIHILFYIVKDDKISHTFLELLMEKAKQGVEVRLLLDRIGSMNITKATIKRLRESDVHFSFCHVPKPPFLIYSINERNHRKIAVIDGKIGYVGGFNIGKEYIGQDPKLGDWRDYHLRLAGEGVQDLQMQFLKDWKKATKENVFDNESYFPPHLPGKHSHKIVPTHGTYLQDVFMELIRGAKSEIIIGTPYFIPSRKLFNEILQAAKRGVQVHIIVPMRADHLFVKEAAIPYFKPLLQANCNVYRYYYGFFHAKVVVVDGEICDIGTANFDKRSLFLNHEINCIITDRLFIDDVRKSLLRDMDFSEEVTIEFLENRSLLQRAKEVFSTLISKLL from the coding sequence ATCTTCTTCCTTGTTCTATTCATTATATTTTTATGGATGATAATTGATTACAGACTTGGCCGGTTCTTTCATATAAAACGTATGAAAAAACGAAGCTATCCTACCCGTAAAAGCGATATATCACTCTTTATAACAGGACAAAAACTTTATGATGATTTATTTCATGAAATAAAAAAGGCTAAAAAGCATATCCACATTTTATTTTACATTGTAAAAGATGATAAAATCAGTCATACCTTTTTAGAGCTCCTCATGGAAAAGGCAAAACAGGGTGTCGAAGTCAGGCTCCTATTAGACCGAATTGGCAGCATGAATATAACGAAGGCTACGATTAAAAGGCTTAGAGAAAGTGATGTACATTTTTCTTTTTGTCATGTTCCAAAACCCCCTTTTCTTATTTACTCGATTAACGAAAGAAATCATCGAAAGATTGCGGTCATTGACGGAAAAATAGGCTATGTCGGTGGATTTAATATCGGAAAAGAGTATATTGGACAAGATCCAAAGCTTGGGGACTGGAGAGATTATCACCTTCGGTTAGCTGGAGAAGGTGTTCAAGACTTACAAATGCAATTTTTAAAGGACTGGAAAAAGGCAACAAAGGAAAATGTCTTTGATAATGAATCGTATTTCCCGCCTCATTTACCTGGAAAACATTCACATAAGATCGTGCCAACACACGGTACCTATCTACAAGACGTGTTTATGGAGTTAATACGCGGGGCAAAATCCGAAATTATTATCGGTACTCCTTACTTTATCCCAAGTCGAAAGCTTTTTAATGAAATTTTGCAGGCTGCTAAAAGAGGCGTTCAGGTTCATATTATCGTGCCAATGAGGGCAGACCACCTTTTTGTAAAAGAAGCAGCAATTCCTTATTTCAAGCCACTTCTTCAAGCAAATTGCAATGTTTACAGATATTATTATGGTTTTTTTCACGCAAAGGTTGTTGTGGTGGATGGAGAAATTTGTGATATTGGAACTGCAAATTTCGATAAACGCAGCTTATTTTTAAATCATGAAATTAATTGTATCATTACAGACAGACTGTTCATTGATGATGTTCGAAAAAGCTTACTCCGAGATATGGATTTTTCTGAGGAAGTAACAATTGAGTTTCTGGAAAACAGGTCACTTTTACAAAGGGCGAAGGAAGTCTTTTCTACCCTTATTTCTAAACTACTATAA